A single genomic interval of Odontesthes bonariensis isolate fOdoBon6 chromosome 3, fOdoBon6.hap1, whole genome shotgun sequence harbors:
- the LOC142377471 gene encoding synaptotagmin-2-like isoform X3 encodes MKFNLFRKEAVAAAEPTVATTVTMAPSPAMMSTSAPDIPASNNTEISKNDMFEEIKSKFLNEIDKIPLPPWALIAIAVVAALLVLTCCFCIIKKCCCKKKKNKKGKKGKDGFNMKNMQDGEDDEDDDEEGETGLTEEEKEEEEKEEEKLGKLQYSIDYDFENTKLTVGILQAADLISMDSGGTSDPYVKVFLLPDKKKKYDTKVHKKTLNPVFNETFVFKQLPYEELGGKTLVMSVYDYDRFSKHDVIGEVKIPMNTIDLGRPIEEWRDLESADQEEPEKLGDICISLRYVPTAGKLTVCILEAKNLKKMDACGLSDPYVKIQLLQGGKRLKKKKTTVKKNTLNPYYNESFSFEIPLEQMQKILVAVTVFDYDKIGKNDAIGKIFVGSKATGLGLKHWSDMLSNPRRPIAQWHVLQPEEEIDGQLASLNAKK; translated from the exons ATGAAGTTCAACTTGTTCAGAAAGGAGGCCGTGGCGGCTGCTGAGCCGACCGTTGCCACCACTGTGACCATGGCTCCTTCTCCGGCTATGATGTCCACCTCTGCACCGGACATTCCAGCCTCCAACAACACAGAAATCAGCAAAAATGACATGTTTGAGGAGATCAAGAGCAAATTCTTGAATGAAATCGATAAAATCCCTC TTCCTCCATGGGCTTTGATTGCCATCGCTGTGGTCGCTGCATTGCTCGTCCTCACTTGTTGCTTCtgtataataaaaaaatgctgctgcaagaagaagaagaacaagaaagGAAAGAAGGGGAAGGATGGCTTCAACATGAAGAACATGCAAGATGGCGAG GATGAcgaagatgatgatgaggagggaGAGACCGGACttacagaagaagagaaagaggaagaagagaaagaggaagaaaaactggGGAAGCTGCAGTACTCGATAGATTATGATTTTGAGAACACAAAG CTCACAGTTGGCATCCTTCAAGCTGCAGACCTTATTTCCATGGACTCTGGTGGAACCTCTGATCCTTATGTTAAAGTCTTTCTGTTGCCTGATAAGAAAAAGAAGTATGACACCAAGGTGCACAAGAAAACGCTGAACCCTGTCTTTAATGAGACGTTTGTTTTCAAG CAGCTGCCCTATGAGGAACTTGGCGGCAAGACACTGGTCATGTCTGTGTATGACTATGACCGGTTTTCCAAACATGACGTCATTGGAGAGGTGAAGATCCCCATGAATACCATTGACCTTGGACGGCCGATCGAAGAGTGGCGGGACCTGGAGAGCGCTGATCAAGAGGAG CCTGAGAAACTTGGAGACATCTGCATCTCCCTCCGTTATGTCCCCACTGCTGGGAAGCTTACCGTCTGCATCCTGGAGGCAAAGAACCTGAAGAAGATGGACGCCTGCGGCTTATCCG ATCCATATGTAAAGATCCAACTGCTGCAGGGGGGTAAGCGCctgaagaaaaagaagacaacAGTGAAGAAAAACACGCTTAATCCATATTATAATGAATCATTCAGCTTTgaaatcccactggaacagATGCAG AAAATCTTGGTTGCAGTCACAGTGTTTGACTATGACAAGATAGGCAAGAACGACGCCATCGGAAAGATCTTCGTTGGCAGCAAGGCTACTGGCTTAGGTCTTAAGCACTGGTCCGACATGCTGTCCAACCCACGCCGCCCCATTGCCCAGTGGCATGTCTTGCAGCCTGAGGAGGAAATTGACGGTCAGCTGGCATCCCTGAATGCAAAGAAGTAA
- the LOC142377471 gene encoding synaptotagmin-2-like isoform X2 encodes MKFNLFRKEAVAAAEPTVATTVTMAPSPAMMSTSAPDIPASNNTEISKNDMFEEIKSKFLNEIDKIPLPPWALIAIAVVAALLVLTCCFCIIKKCCCKKKKNKKGKKGKDGFNMKNMQDGEKHQDDEDDDEEGETGLTEEEKEEEEKEEEKLGKLQYSIDYDFENTKLTVGILQAADLISMDSGGTSDPYVKVFLLPDKKKKYDTKVHKKTLNPVFNETFVFKLPYEELGGKTLVMSVYDYDRFSKHDVIGEVKIPMNTIDLGRPIEEWRDLESADQEEPEKLGDICISLRYVPTAGKLTVCILEAKNLKKMDACGLSDPYVKIQLLQGGKRLKKKKTTVKKNTLNPYYNESFSFEIPLEQMQKILVAVTVFDYDKIGKNDAIGKIFVGSKATGLGLKHWSDMLSNPRRPIAQWHVLQPEEEIDGQLASLNAKK; translated from the exons ATGAAGTTCAACTTGTTCAGAAAGGAGGCCGTGGCGGCTGCTGAGCCGACCGTTGCCACCACTGTGACCATGGCTCCTTCTCCGGCTATGATGTCCACCTCTGCACCGGACATTCCAGCCTCCAACAACACAGAAATCAGCAAAAATGACATGTTTGAGGAGATCAAGAGCAAATTCTTGAATGAAATCGATAAAATCCCTC TTCCTCCATGGGCTTTGATTGCCATCGCTGTGGTCGCTGCATTGCTCGTCCTCACTTGTTGCTTCtgtataataaaaaaatgctgctgcaagaagaagaagaacaagaaagGAAAGAAGGGGAAGGATGGCTTCAACATGAAGAACATGCAAGATGGCGAG AAACACCAGGATGAcgaagatgatgatgaggagggaGAGACCGGACttacagaagaagagaaagaggaagaagagaaagaggaagaaaaactggGGAAGCTGCAGTACTCGATAGATTATGATTTTGAGAACACAAAG CTCACAGTTGGCATCCTTCAAGCTGCAGACCTTATTTCCATGGACTCTGGTGGAACCTCTGATCCTTATGTTAAAGTCTTTCTGTTGCCTGATAAGAAAAAGAAGTATGACACCAAGGTGCACAAGAAAACGCTGAACCCTGTCTTTAATGAGACGTTTGTTTTCAAG CTGCCCTATGAGGAACTTGGCGGCAAGACACTGGTCATGTCTGTGTATGACTATGACCGGTTTTCCAAACATGACGTCATTGGAGAGGTGAAGATCCCCATGAATACCATTGACCTTGGACGGCCGATCGAAGAGTGGCGGGACCTGGAGAGCGCTGATCAAGAGGAG CCTGAGAAACTTGGAGACATCTGCATCTCCCTCCGTTATGTCCCCACTGCTGGGAAGCTTACCGTCTGCATCCTGGAGGCAAAGAACCTGAAGAAGATGGACGCCTGCGGCTTATCCG ATCCATATGTAAAGATCCAACTGCTGCAGGGGGGTAAGCGCctgaagaaaaagaagacaacAGTGAAGAAAAACACGCTTAATCCATATTATAATGAATCATTCAGCTTTgaaatcccactggaacagATGCAG AAAATCTTGGTTGCAGTCACAGTGTTTGACTATGACAAGATAGGCAAGAACGACGCCATCGGAAAGATCTTCGTTGGCAGCAAGGCTACTGGCTTAGGTCTTAAGCACTGGTCCGACATGCTGTCCAACCCACGCCGCCCCATTGCCCAGTGGCATGTCTTGCAGCCTGAGGAGGAAATTGACGGTCAGCTGGCATCCCTGAATGCAAAGAAGTAA
- the LOC142377471 gene encoding synaptotagmin-2-like isoform X4, which translates to MKFNLFRKEAVAAAEPTVATTVTMAPSPAMMSTSAPDIPASNNTEISKNDMFEEIKSKFLNEIDKIPLPPWALIAIAVVAALLVLTCCFCIIKKCCCKKKKNKKGKKGKDGFNMKNMQDGEDDEDDDEEGETGLTEEEKEEEEKEEEKLGKLQYSIDYDFENTKLTVGILQAADLISMDSGGTSDPYVKVFLLPDKKKKYDTKVHKKTLNPVFNETFVFKLPYEELGGKTLVMSVYDYDRFSKHDVIGEVKIPMNTIDLGRPIEEWRDLESADQEEPEKLGDICISLRYVPTAGKLTVCILEAKNLKKMDACGLSDPYVKIQLLQGGKRLKKKKTTVKKNTLNPYYNESFSFEIPLEQMQKILVAVTVFDYDKIGKNDAIGKIFVGSKATGLGLKHWSDMLSNPRRPIAQWHVLQPEEEIDGQLASLNAKK; encoded by the exons ATGAAGTTCAACTTGTTCAGAAAGGAGGCCGTGGCGGCTGCTGAGCCGACCGTTGCCACCACTGTGACCATGGCTCCTTCTCCGGCTATGATGTCCACCTCTGCACCGGACATTCCAGCCTCCAACAACACAGAAATCAGCAAAAATGACATGTTTGAGGAGATCAAGAGCAAATTCTTGAATGAAATCGATAAAATCCCTC TTCCTCCATGGGCTTTGATTGCCATCGCTGTGGTCGCTGCATTGCTCGTCCTCACTTGTTGCTTCtgtataataaaaaaatgctgctgcaagaagaagaagaacaagaaagGAAAGAAGGGGAAGGATGGCTTCAACATGAAGAACATGCAAGATGGCGAG GATGAcgaagatgatgatgaggagggaGAGACCGGACttacagaagaagagaaagaggaagaagagaaagaggaagaaaaactggGGAAGCTGCAGTACTCGATAGATTATGATTTTGAGAACACAAAG CTCACAGTTGGCATCCTTCAAGCTGCAGACCTTATTTCCATGGACTCTGGTGGAACCTCTGATCCTTATGTTAAAGTCTTTCTGTTGCCTGATAAGAAAAAGAAGTATGACACCAAGGTGCACAAGAAAACGCTGAACCCTGTCTTTAATGAGACGTTTGTTTTCAAG CTGCCCTATGAGGAACTTGGCGGCAAGACACTGGTCATGTCTGTGTATGACTATGACCGGTTTTCCAAACATGACGTCATTGGAGAGGTGAAGATCCCCATGAATACCATTGACCTTGGACGGCCGATCGAAGAGTGGCGGGACCTGGAGAGCGCTGATCAAGAGGAG CCTGAGAAACTTGGAGACATCTGCATCTCCCTCCGTTATGTCCCCACTGCTGGGAAGCTTACCGTCTGCATCCTGGAGGCAAAGAACCTGAAGAAGATGGACGCCTGCGGCTTATCCG ATCCATATGTAAAGATCCAACTGCTGCAGGGGGGTAAGCGCctgaagaaaaagaagacaacAGTGAAGAAAAACACGCTTAATCCATATTATAATGAATCATTCAGCTTTgaaatcccactggaacagATGCAG AAAATCTTGGTTGCAGTCACAGTGTTTGACTATGACAAGATAGGCAAGAACGACGCCATCGGAAAGATCTTCGTTGGCAGCAAGGCTACTGGCTTAGGTCTTAAGCACTGGTCCGACATGCTGTCCAACCCACGCCGCCCCATTGCCCAGTGGCATGTCTTGCAGCCTGAGGAGGAAATTGACGGTCAGCTGGCATCCCTGAATGCAAAGAAGTAA
- the LOC142377471 gene encoding synaptotagmin-2-like isoform X1 — protein MKFNLFRKEAVAAAEPTVATTVTMAPSPAMMSTSAPDIPASNNTEISKNDMFEEIKSKFLNEIDKIPLPPWALIAIAVVAALLVLTCCFCIIKKCCCKKKKNKKGKKGKDGFNMKNMQDGEKHQDDEDDDEEGETGLTEEEKEEEEKEEEKLGKLQYSIDYDFENTKLTVGILQAADLISMDSGGTSDPYVKVFLLPDKKKKYDTKVHKKTLNPVFNETFVFKQLPYEELGGKTLVMSVYDYDRFSKHDVIGEVKIPMNTIDLGRPIEEWRDLESADQEEPEKLGDICISLRYVPTAGKLTVCILEAKNLKKMDACGLSDPYVKIQLLQGGKRLKKKKTTVKKNTLNPYYNESFSFEIPLEQMQKILVAVTVFDYDKIGKNDAIGKIFVGSKATGLGLKHWSDMLSNPRRPIAQWHVLQPEEEIDGQLASLNAKK, from the exons ATGAAGTTCAACTTGTTCAGAAAGGAGGCCGTGGCGGCTGCTGAGCCGACCGTTGCCACCACTGTGACCATGGCTCCTTCTCCGGCTATGATGTCCACCTCTGCACCGGACATTCCAGCCTCCAACAACACAGAAATCAGCAAAAATGACATGTTTGAGGAGATCAAGAGCAAATTCTTGAATGAAATCGATAAAATCCCTC TTCCTCCATGGGCTTTGATTGCCATCGCTGTGGTCGCTGCATTGCTCGTCCTCACTTGTTGCTTCtgtataataaaaaaatgctgctgcaagaagaagaagaacaagaaagGAAAGAAGGGGAAGGATGGCTTCAACATGAAGAACATGCAAGATGGCGAG AAACACCAGGATGAcgaagatgatgatgaggagggaGAGACCGGACttacagaagaagagaaagaggaagaagagaaagaggaagaaaaactggGGAAGCTGCAGTACTCGATAGATTATGATTTTGAGAACACAAAG CTCACAGTTGGCATCCTTCAAGCTGCAGACCTTATTTCCATGGACTCTGGTGGAACCTCTGATCCTTATGTTAAAGTCTTTCTGTTGCCTGATAAGAAAAAGAAGTATGACACCAAGGTGCACAAGAAAACGCTGAACCCTGTCTTTAATGAGACGTTTGTTTTCAAG CAGCTGCCCTATGAGGAACTTGGCGGCAAGACACTGGTCATGTCTGTGTATGACTATGACCGGTTTTCCAAACATGACGTCATTGGAGAGGTGAAGATCCCCATGAATACCATTGACCTTGGACGGCCGATCGAAGAGTGGCGGGACCTGGAGAGCGCTGATCAAGAGGAG CCTGAGAAACTTGGAGACATCTGCATCTCCCTCCGTTATGTCCCCACTGCTGGGAAGCTTACCGTCTGCATCCTGGAGGCAAAGAACCTGAAGAAGATGGACGCCTGCGGCTTATCCG ATCCATATGTAAAGATCCAACTGCTGCAGGGGGGTAAGCGCctgaagaaaaagaagacaacAGTGAAGAAAAACACGCTTAATCCATATTATAATGAATCATTCAGCTTTgaaatcccactggaacagATGCAG AAAATCTTGGTTGCAGTCACAGTGTTTGACTATGACAAGATAGGCAAGAACGACGCCATCGGAAAGATCTTCGTTGGCAGCAAGGCTACTGGCTTAGGTCTTAAGCACTGGTCCGACATGCTGTCCAACCCACGCCGCCCCATTGCCCAGTGGCATGTCTTGCAGCCTGAGGAGGAAATTGACGGTCAGCTGGCATCCCTGAATGCAAAGAAGTAA